A genomic segment from Dechloromonas denitrificans encodes:
- a CDS encoding Tex family protein: MLPPIEQRIASELGVRPAQVNAAIALLDEGATVPFIARYRKEVTGELDDTQLRNLEERLTYLRDLEDRRSAIVASIDEQGKLTPELRVEVMNAETKQRLEDLYLPYKQKRRTKAQIAREAGIEPLALGLLADPMLTPEEEAGKYINVDAGFADSKAVLDGARQILMEKFAEDAELLGSLREYLSEHGLVRSTVVEGKETEGAKFRDWFDFAEPITSMPSHRALALLRGRNEGMLQVSLVLDSEIDEENLKPGPNPCEQRIAVRFGIKPQNRPADKWLGDCVRWTWKVKVYTHLELELMNELRERAEEEAIRVFGRNLKDLLLAAPAGQHVTMGVDPGIRTGCKLAIVDATGKMLDHATIYPHEPRCDWDGSMSTIARLAAKHQVSLVAIGNGTASRETDKLVQDVMKRYPEARLTKIVVSEAGASVYSASELAAKEFPDLDVSIRGAVSIARRLQDPLAELVKIDPKSIGVGQYQHDVSQGKLARSLDAVVEDCVNAVGVDVNTASVPLLTRISGLNASLASNIVQFRDANGAFKSRDQLKKVPRLGDKTFEQAAGFLRVSNGDNPLDASSVHPEAYPLVEKIIVDLKKPIKEIMGDSRLVKSLSPSKYTDERFGLPTVQDIFRELEKPGRDPRPEFKTATFTDGVEKVSDLRPGMILEGVVTNVAAFGAFIDIGVHQDGLVHVSALSNTFVKDPHEIVKAGQVVKVKVLEVDLQRQRIALTMRMGDEPTQGKRNDQAPANRGNNQGRPQRPGNNAGSQNRSSGPAPAGNAMAAAFAKLKG; the protein is encoded by the coding sequence ATGCTCCCACCGATCGAACAACGCATTGCCTCCGAACTCGGGGTTCGCCCTGCCCAGGTTAACGCCGCCATCGCCCTGCTCGACGAAGGCGCCACCGTGCCTTTCATCGCCCGCTACCGCAAGGAAGTCACCGGCGAACTGGACGACACCCAACTGCGCAACCTGGAAGAACGCCTGACCTATCTGCGCGATCTCGAAGACCGGCGCAGCGCCATCGTGGCCAGCATCGACGAACAGGGCAAGCTGACGCCGGAACTGCGGGTCGAGGTGATGAATGCCGAAACCAAGCAACGCCTCGAAGACTTGTACCTGCCGTACAAGCAGAAGCGCCGCACCAAGGCCCAGATCGCCCGCGAAGCCGGCATCGAGCCGCTCGCCCTCGGCCTGCTGGCCGACCCGATGCTGACGCCGGAAGAAGAAGCCGGCAAATACATCAATGTCGACGCCGGCTTTGCCGACAGCAAGGCCGTACTCGACGGTGCACGCCAGATCCTGATGGAAAAATTCGCCGAAGACGCGGAACTGCTCGGCTCCCTGCGCGAATATCTCAGCGAACACGGTCTGGTGCGGTCGACCGTCGTCGAAGGCAAGGAAACGGAAGGCGCCAAGTTCCGCGACTGGTTCGATTTTGCCGAACCGATCACCAGCATGCCCTCGCACCGCGCGCTGGCCCTGCTGCGTGGCCGCAACGAAGGCATGTTGCAGGTGTCGCTGGTGCTCGACTCGGAAATTGACGAAGAAAACCTCAAGCCCGGCCCGAATCCTTGCGAACAACGCATTGCCGTGCGCTTCGGCATCAAGCCGCAGAACCGTCCGGCCGACAAATGGCTGGGGGACTGCGTGCGCTGGACCTGGAAGGTCAAGGTTTACACCCACCTCGAACTCGAACTGATGAACGAGCTGCGCGAACGGGCCGAGGAAGAAGCCATCCGCGTTTTCGGCCGCAATCTGAAGGATTTGCTGCTCGCTGCACCGGCTGGCCAGCATGTCACGATGGGAGTCGACCCGGGCATCCGTACCGGCTGCAAGCTGGCTATCGTCGATGCCACCGGAAAAATGCTCGACCACGCCACCATCTACCCGCACGAACCGCGCTGTGACTGGGATGGCTCGATGTCCACCATCGCCCGCCTCGCCGCAAAACATCAGGTCAGCCTGGTGGCCATCGGCAACGGCACGGCCAGCCGCGAGACCGACAAGCTGGTACAGGACGTGATGAAGCGTTATCCGGAAGCTCGCCTGACCAAGATTGTCGTCTCGGAAGCCGGCGCCTCGGTTTATTCGGCCTCTGAACTGGCGGCCAAGGAATTCCCCGACCTCGACGTATCGATCCGTGGCGCGGTGTCGATCGCCCGTCGCCTGCAGGACCCGCTGGCCGAACTGGTCAAGATCGATCCCAAGTCGATCGGCGTCGGCCAGTACCAGCACGACGTGTCGCAAGGCAAACTGGCGCGCAGCCTCGATGCCGTGGTTGAAGACTGCGTCAATGCTGTCGGCGTCGACGTCAATACCGCCTCGGTTCCGCTGCTCACCCGCATTTCGGGCCTCAATGCCAGCCTGGCAAGCAACATCGTCCAGTTCCGCGATGCCAATGGCGCGTTCAAGAGCCGCGACCAGCTAAAGAAAGTGCCGCGTCTCGGCGACAAGACCTTCGAACAGGCGGCCGGTTTTCTACGCGTTTCGAACGGCGACAACCCGCTCGATGCCTCCTCGGTGCACCCGGAAGCCTATCCGCTGGTCGAAAAAATCATTGTCGACCTGAAGAAGCCGATCAAGGAAATCATGGGCGACAGCCGGCTGGTCAAGAGCCTGAGCCCGAGCAAATACACCGACGAGCGCTTCGGCCTGCCGACCGTGCAGGACATTTTCCGCGAACTGGAAAAACCGGGCCGCGACCCGCGTCCGGAATTCAAGACCGCGACCTTCACCGATGGCGTGGAAAAGGTCAGCGATCTGCGTCCTGGGATGATTCTCGAAGGCGTCGTCACCAACGTCGCCGCCTTCGGTGCCTTCATCGACATCGGCGTGCATCAGGACGGTCTGGTGCACGTTTCGGCGCTCTCCAACACCTTCGTCAAGGACCCGCATGAGATCGTCAAGGCCGGTCAGGTGGTCAAGGTCAAGGTGCTTGAAGTTGACCTCCAGCGCCAGCGTATCGCGCTGACCATGCGCATGGGCGACGAACCCACCCAGGGCAAACGCAACGATCAGGCGCCGGCAAATCGCGGCAATAATCAAGGTAGACCGCAGCGACCGGGCAATAACGCCGGCAGCCAGAATCGCAGCAGCGGCCCGGCTCCGGCCGGTAACGCCATGGCCGCCGCCTTCGCCAAACTGAAAGGCTGA
- the fliW gene encoding flagellar assembly protein FliW, which yields MQVETYLFGSVEVNPESIINFPSGLVGFENSKRFMLVHEENAQGGAASFTLQSVDDPAFAVQIIDPTTLGFNYELALSDSENALLASPVAEDVAVMLVVSRQAESAAPAVSANIRAPLVINTRARVGLQKVMQTLRPNITLSNLVNEV from the coding sequence ATGCAAGTTGAAACCTATTTGTTCGGCTCGGTCGAGGTCAATCCCGAGAGCATCATCAACTTTCCGAGCGGCTTGGTCGGCTTCGAGAACAGCAAGCGCTTCATGCTGGTGCACGAAGAAAACGCGCAGGGCGGGGCGGCCAGTTTTACGCTGCAGTCAGTCGATGATCCAGCTTTCGCTGTCCAGATCATTGATCCGACTACGCTGGGTTTCAACTATGAATTGGCCCTTTCGGATTCCGAAAATGCGTTGCTGGCTTCGCCCGTGGCCGAAGATGTCGCCGTGATGCTGGTTGTGTCGCGTCAGGCTGAAAGTGCCGCGCCGGCAGTCAGCGCCAATATTCGTGCGCCGCTGGTGATCAATACCCGGGCACGTGTCGGCTTGCAGAAAGTCATGCAGACCCTGCGTCCGAACATCACGCTGAGCAACCTGGTGAACGAAGTCTAA
- a CDS encoding Hsp33 family molecular chaperone HslO, which produces MSESTIRRFIFEHLDIRGAVVHLGDSWQQMQVDRNYQPTVAQLLGELAAVTALIAGQLKQPGRLTLQLRGNGPIQSLIMDCNEQLQMRGMARSNPVVLPAPVPVLLGADQGGKLMMSLDMPNARQPYQSFVPLEGNSIGEIFEHYLEQSEQQPSRLFVTAGPNAAACLFLQKMPQADNHDPDGWNRISHMASTVKPAELLELDAEALLTRLFHEDTADHGVRVYDPQPIVYHCPEDWDKVRDMVISLGRADTESILEEHGEILIRDDICNREYRFTADDVAELFAKTTGQALH; this is translated from the coding sequence ATGAGCGAAAGCACCATCCGCCGCTTTATTTTCGAGCATCTCGATATCCGTGGTGCGGTTGTTCATCTCGGTGATTCCTGGCAACAAATGCAGGTTGACCGCAACTACCAGCCGACTGTCGCCCAACTGCTTGGCGAACTGGCGGCTGTCACGGCGCTGATTGCCGGCCAGCTCAAGCAACCGGGTCGCCTGACGCTGCAACTGCGCGGCAACGGTCCGATCCAGTCGCTGATCATGGATTGCAACGAACAACTCCAGATGCGCGGCATGGCCCGCAGCAACCCGGTCGTTCTGCCGGCCCCGGTGCCGGTCCTGCTTGGCGCCGACCAAGGGGGCAAGCTAATGATGAGCCTGGATATGCCGAATGCCCGCCAGCCTTACCAGAGCTTCGTGCCGCTCGAAGGCAACAGCATCGGCGAGATTTTCGAGCATTACCTCGAACAATCGGAGCAGCAGCCGTCACGCCTGTTCGTCACGGCCGGCCCGAATGCCGCAGCCTGCCTCTTCCTGCAGAAGATGCCGCAAGCCGACAATCACGATCCGGACGGTTGGAATCGGATCAGCCACATGGCCAGCACGGTCAAACCTGCCGAACTGCTCGAACTCGATGCCGAAGCCCTGCTCACCCGCCTCTTCCATGAAGATACGGCCGATCACGGCGTACGCGTCTATGACCCACAGCCCATCGTCTATCACTGCCCGGAAGACTGGGACAAGGTACGCGACATGGTCATCAGCCTGGGTCGGGCCGATACCGAATCGATTCTCGAAGAACATGGTGAAATCCTGATCCGCGACGATATTTGCAACCGCGAATACCGTTTCACCGCGGACGATGTCGCCGAACTTTTCGCCAAAACCACCGGACAGGCACTGCATTGA
- a CDS encoding gamma carbonic anhydrase family protein, whose product MSLFQLGEKKPVVGENAWVAPNATVIGDVRLGKNASIWWNATLRGDNDPIHIGDNTNIQDGSVLHTDEGVPMHIGNNVTVGHLVMLHGCTVGDGSLIGIGSVILNRAVIGKGCIVGANTLIPEGKVFPDRVLIVGSPGKVVRELSDEDVAKLQQSAAHYVDNAQRYRDTLSPL is encoded by the coding sequence ATGTCTCTGTTTCAACTCGGTGAAAAGAAACCGGTGGTCGGTGAAAATGCCTGGGTCGCCCCGAATGCCACGGTGATCGGTGATGTGCGCCTGGGGAAAAATGCATCGATCTGGTGGAATGCCACATTGCGCGGCGACAACGATCCGATCCACATCGGCGACAACACCAACATTCAGGATGGTTCGGTGTTGCACACCGATGAAGGCGTTCCGATGCATATCGGCAACAACGTCACCGTCGGCCATCTGGTCATGCTGCATGGCTGCACGGTCGGCGACGGCAGCCTGATCGGCATCGGTTCGGTGATTCTCAACCGGGCCGTGATCGGCAAGGGCTGCATCGTTGGCGCCAATACACTGATTCCGGAAGGCAAGGTCTTTCCGGATCGCGTCTTGATCGTCGGTTCACCGGGCAAGGTCGTACGCGAATTGTCCGATGAAGACGTCGCCAAACTGCAGCAATCGGCGGCGCATTACGTCGATAACGCTCAGCGTTACCGCGACACGCTGTCGCCGCTGTAA
- a CDS encoding PLP-dependent aminotransferase family protein produces MSLANQNPRFSQRIADLHPSPIREILAVIERPGMISFAGGLPSADTFPELTLDGMPITSLQYGASEGDTALRERVADELNERGLRCDPAQVIILSGSQQGIDLVAKLFIDAGTPVAVESPTYLAALQVFRYFGASFSELDAKLPQAGLSSQNRPAFAYAIPTFQNPTGHCYSTAERDNLAAACDALQVPLFEDDPYRDLVFDDCDRTPVCARLKRASWVYQGSFSKSLAPGLRLGYLVASPDLLPYLVRLKQAADLHSNRLSQWLVLEQLRSPERTTRTAGLVDTYRRRRDAFACALAQHFAGLADWEIPPGGLFFWLELKAKIDTRQLLTAAIERGVAFMPGEAFFADAASARSTLRLNFSHASEADAERGLALLAELLKEETARQLRAVRAESR; encoded by the coding sequence ATGAGCCTAGCCAATCAAAATCCCCGTTTTTCCCAGCGTATTGCCGATCTGCATCCATCACCGATCCGCGAAATACTCGCCGTCATCGAGCGGCCCGGCATGATTTCGTTTGCCGGTGGTTTGCCATCGGCTGACACCTTTCCCGAACTCACGCTCGATGGGATGCCGATCACCAGCTTGCAATACGGGGCCAGCGAAGGCGATACAGCCTTGCGCGAGCGCGTTGCCGACGAGTTGAATGAACGCGGCCTGCGCTGCGATCCGGCCCAGGTCATCATTCTTTCCGGCTCGCAGCAGGGGATCGATCTGGTCGCCAAGCTGTTCATCGATGCCGGTACGCCGGTGGCTGTTGAATCGCCGACCTATCTCGCGGCCTTGCAGGTTTTCCGCTACTTCGGGGCGAGTTTTTCCGAGCTGGATGCCAAGTTGCCACAGGCCGGTTTGTCGAGCCAAAACCGTCCGGCTTTTGCCTACGCCATTCCGACCTTCCAGAACCCGACCGGGCATTGTTACAGCACCGCCGAGCGGGACAATCTGGCGGCTGCCTGCGATGCCTTGCAGGTGCCCTTGTTCGAAGACGATCCCTATCGTGACCTGGTGTTTGACGATTGTGACCGGACGCCGGTTTGCGCCCGGCTGAAACGTGCCTCATGGGTTTATCAGGGCTCATTCTCGAAAAGCCTGGCACCGGGGTTGCGTCTCGGTTACCTGGTTGCTTCGCCGGATTTGCTGCCCTATCTGGTGCGGCTCAAGCAGGCCGCCGATCTGCACAGCAACCGACTCAGCCAGTGGCTGGTGCTCGAACAATTGCGCAGTCCCGAGCGCACGACCAGAACAGCGGGGCTGGTCGACACCTACCGACGTCGGCGCGATGCATTTGCCTGTGCGCTGGCACAGCATTTTGCCGGATTGGCCGATTGGGAAATTCCGCCGGGCGGCCTGTTCTTCTGGTTGGAACTGAAAGCGAAAATCGACACGCGCCAGCTGTTGACCGCAGCGATCGAGCGCGGCGTCGCTTTCATGCCGGGCGAAGCATTTTTTGCCGATGCAGCGTCAGCCCGTAGTACCTTGCGCCTGAACTTCAGTCATGCCAGTGAAGCTGATGCAGAGCGCGGTCTGGCCCTGCTGGCCGAATTGCTGAAAGAGGAAACGGCTCGCCAGCTGAGGGCTGTCAGAGCTGAGAGTCGCTGA
- a CDS encoding arsenate reductase: protein MTKVFGIKNCDTMKKAFAWLGEQGVAYEFIDYKKAGVAEAHLPDWSARAGWQKLLNTRGLMWRKLSEEERADVDETKALSLMAQYPSLIKRPVLDTGKTLLVGFDPARYEEVLK, encoded by the coding sequence ATGACAAAGGTATTCGGCATCAAGAACTGCGACACCATGAAAAAAGCCTTCGCCTGGCTGGGCGAACAAGGTGTTGCCTATGAATTCATCGACTACAAGAAAGCCGGCGTGGCCGAGGCTCACCTGCCCGACTGGAGCGCTCGTGCCGGTTGGCAGAAACTGCTCAACACACGTGGCCTGATGTGGCGAAAACTGAGCGAGGAAGAACGCGCCGATGTCGATGAAACCAAGGCCCTCAGCCTGATGGCCCAATACCCCAGCCTGATCAAGCGCCCGGTGCTCGACACCGGCAAAACCTTGCTGGTCGGTTTTGATCCGGCCCGTTACGAAGAGGTACTGAAATGA
- a CDS encoding ferric reductase-like transmembrane domain-containing protein, protein MKHPLLALALAPLGLWAAFVLPDTLASNPGFWDWRRTLVILSGIFSLWWMSAGILLAGRPGWLERRFGGLDKIYRLHRNIGIGAGVFVFMHWMLEWLPKKLSRLGWLPERVRGPKGPKDWWISLAKDVGEWAGYILLAMVVIALIRRIPYRWFRLLHKGFGAVFVAGTFHGLLLMPGNFWQQPLGWLTALLAAAGLIPALLSLANRIGRHRQYPARIESLQRHADHVLELVCRPHKGWPGHAAGQFLFIDFGRPGEGAHPFTIASAWDPQQGTLTLAIKELGDLTRQLPHLLEPGQAVRLEGPYGQFDFGLAEPVDRDKAGHPQIWVAGGIGITPFLARMEVLAKQAAARPEIDLFYCSRQAGGFPDNLEARCQAAGVRLHHQLTSRDGPLAASEITHRLKSGSSVWFCGPADWGKALEKTLKSAGLPTPAFHREAFEFR, encoded by the coding sequence ATGAAACATCCCCTGCTTGCTCTTGCTCTGGCGCCACTCGGTTTGTGGGCCGCTTTTGTCTTGCCTGACACCCTGGCCAGCAACCCCGGTTTCTGGGACTGGCGGCGAACGTTGGTCATTCTCTCCGGTATTTTCTCGCTCTGGTGGATGAGCGCCGGCATCCTGTTGGCCGGACGGCCAGGCTGGCTGGAACGCCGTTTTGGCGGGCTCGATAAGATTTACCGCCTGCATCGCAACATCGGGATCGGCGCTGGCGTCTTCGTCTTCATGCACTGGATGCTTGAATGGCTGCCCAAGAAACTGTCCCGCCTGGGCTGGTTGCCGGAACGAGTGCGTGGCCCGAAAGGACCGAAAGACTGGTGGATCAGCCTGGCCAAGGATGTCGGCGAATGGGCCGGCTACATCCTGTTGGCCATGGTGGTGATCGCCCTGATCCGGCGTATTCCCTATCGCTGGTTTCGCCTGCTGCACAAAGGATTCGGCGCTGTTTTCGTGGCTGGCACATTCCACGGTCTACTGCTCATGCCGGGCAATTTCTGGCAACAGCCGCTCGGCTGGCTGACCGCACTGCTCGCCGCCGCCGGCCTGATCCCGGCCCTGCTTTCCCTGGCCAACCGGATTGGCCGGCATCGCCAATACCCGGCACGGATTGAAAGCCTGCAACGACACGCGGACCACGTGCTTGAACTGGTCTGCCGGCCGCACAAGGGCTGGCCCGGACATGCCGCCGGACAGTTTCTGTTCATTGACTTTGGTCGCCCCGGCGAAGGGGCTCACCCCTTCACCATCGCCTCGGCCTGGGATCCGCAACAAGGAACGCTGACCCTGGCGATCAAGGAACTGGGCGACCTGACCAGGCAACTGCCGCACCTGCTCGAACCGGGACAGGCGGTCAGACTCGAAGGCCCGTACGGTCAATTCGATTTTGGCCTTGCCGAACCGGTCGACCGCGACAAGGCCGGTCATCCGCAAATATGGGTCGCCGGCGGCATCGGCATCACGCCCTTCCTTGCCCGCATGGAAGTCCTGGCCAAACAGGCCGCAGCCCGGCCCGAAATCGATCTTTTCTACTGCAGTCGACAAGCCGGCGGTTTTCCGGACAATCTCGAAGCACGCTGCCAGGCCGCCGGCGTTCGCCTGCACCATCAACTGACCAGCCGCGATGGTCCACTGGCTGCCAGCGAAATCACCCATCGACTGAAAAGCGGCAGCAGCGTCTGGTTCTGCGGCCCAGCCGATTGGGGCAAGGCCCTCGAAAAAACCTTGAAGTCAGCCGGTTTGCCAACCCCGGCCTTTCATCGCGAAGCCTTCGAATTTCGCTAA
- a CDS encoding nucleotide sugar dehydrogenase: MKTIAVVGLGYVGLPLAVEFGKKFRTIGLDLSAEKVASYKQHIDPMGEVSSADLKAATLLEVGTDPAALREADFVIVAVPTPVDDAYQPDFSPLVGSSKAVGQNLKPGAIIVFESTVYPGATEEVCIPIIEQYSGKKWKQDFFVGYSPERINPGDKERTVTKIVKVVSGDTPETLATVSDIYSSVITAGVYPASSIKVAEAAKVIENTQRDLNIALMNELAIIFDRIGIDTVEVLEAAGSKWNFLPFRPGLVGGHCIGVDPYYLTHKAQKLGYHPEVILAGRRINDGMGKFIAEQTIKQLVRGGHPVKDCPIIVLGLTFKENCPDLRNSRVIDVIRELESYGAKVVVHDPVADAAEARHEYGVDLVAWDDLPKSAAIVAAVNHAEFKARPASDFIAKLAGDGVITDVKSMFKAAEFTERGIQVWRL; encoded by the coding sequence ATGAAAACAATTGCCGTTGTTGGACTGGGTTACGTTGGCCTCCCGCTGGCGGTGGAATTCGGCAAGAAATTCCGCACCATCGGCCTTGATCTGTCGGCTGAAAAAGTTGCCAGCTACAAGCAGCACATCGACCCGATGGGCGAAGTCAGCAGCGCCGACCTCAAGGCGGCGACGCTGCTCGAAGTCGGCACCGACCCGGCCGCACTGCGCGAAGCCGATTTTGTCATCGTCGCCGTTCCTACCCCGGTCGACGACGCCTACCAGCCTGATTTCAGCCCACTCGTCGGCTCCTCGAAAGCCGTCGGCCAGAATCTGAAGCCGGGCGCCATCATCGTTTTTGAATCGACGGTTTACCCCGGCGCCACCGAGGAAGTCTGCATTCCGATCATCGAGCAGTATTCCGGCAAGAAATGGAAACAGGATTTCTTCGTCGGCTACTCACCGGAACGCATCAATCCGGGCGACAAGGAACGCACCGTCACCAAGATCGTCAAGGTGGTGTCCGGTGACACGCCCGAAACCCTGGCCACAGTCAGCGATATTTACAGCAGCGTGATTACGGCCGGCGTTTATCCGGCTTCCAGCATCAAGGTAGCCGAAGCCGCCAAGGTGATCGAAAACACCCAGCGCGACCTGAACATCGCCCTGATGAACGAACTGGCGATCATTTTTGACCGCATCGGCATCGACACCGTCGAAGTGCTTGAGGCCGCCGGCAGCAAGTGGAACTTCCTGCCTTTCCGTCCCGGTCTGGTCGGCGGTCACTGCATCGGCGTCGATCCTTACTATCTGACGCACAAGGCGCAGAAGCTCGGTTACCACCCGGAAGTCATCCTTGCCGGCCGCCGCATCAACGACGGTATGGGCAAGTTCATTGCCGAGCAAACGATCAAGCAACTGGTCCGTGGCGGCCATCCGGTCAAGGATTGCCCGATCATCGTGCTCGGCCTGACCTTCAAGGAAAACTGCCCGGATCTGCGCAACTCGCGCGTGATCGATGTCATCCGCGAACTTGAATCTTATGGCGCCAAGGTCGTCGTCCACGATCCGGTGGCCGATGCCGCCGAAGCCCGCCATGAATATGGTGTCGATCTGGTGGCCTGGGACGACCTGCCGAAATCGGCCGCCATCGTTGCCGCGGTCAACCATGCCGAATTCAAGGCTCGCCCAGCCAGCGACTTCATCGCCAAACTGGCTGGTGATGGCGTGATTACCGACGTCAAGAGCATGTTCAAGGCGGCTGAATTTACCGAGCGCGGTATTCAGGTCTGGCGCCTGTAA
- a CDS encoding sensor histidine kinase has protein sequence MKPSIDIFFLGRQVELLYRNVRLGQIMSVINAGFLIWVAHDIFGSPALLAWWVAAVLVAGLRVALATRHARLDDAQRQKQAVRWQYRARVGAMASGLTWSVGALLLMIDSDTTLQLFTAFVMAGMVAGAVPVLAADKIAFRLYAWPIILAVAIASLGMDLLHIAFSMMTFLFLLIATRSADYFYATLHDSFRLEHEKDQLLEHLEQARRQSELSNRAKTEFLANISHELRTPMNGIIGLGELLSLETLTAEQHELLVPLRRSSDELLRLINNLIELSALEAGQISLSPAPFAVIEMLRALLDNQQRAAQAKGLKLVEEDDPRLPSLLIGDIDRLRQIFTHLVGNAIKFTEHGQITISAQIESSNDDALTIRFCVSDTGPGIAADKLRLLDGVLVQTDGSAMRRHGGIGVGLPIARKLIELMGGRLDIESTVGIGSRFSFSLPFVRPLSDSQL, from the coding sequence TTGAAACCATCCATCGACATTTTCTTTCTTGGTCGTCAGGTAGAACTGCTCTACCGCAACGTACGGCTGGGCCAGATCATGTCGGTGATCAATGCCGGTTTTCTGATCTGGGTCGCCCACGATATCTTCGGCTCCCCCGCGCTGCTGGCCTGGTGGGTTGCAGCCGTACTCGTCGCCGGGCTGCGCGTTGCACTGGCCACCCGGCATGCCCGGCTCGATGATGCGCAACGCCAGAAACAAGCAGTTCGCTGGCAGTATCGGGCGCGAGTCGGCGCCATGGCCAGCGGCTTGACCTGGAGCGTTGGCGCCTTGCTGTTGATGATCGACAGCGATACCACCCTGCAGTTATTCACTGCCTTCGTCATGGCCGGCATGGTGGCCGGTGCTGTCCCCGTTCTCGCTGCCGACAAAATTGCCTTCCGGCTCTATGCCTGGCCGATCATCCTTGCCGTGGCCATCGCCTCGCTGGGTATGGATTTGTTGCACATTGCCTTCAGCATGATGACTTTTCTCTTCCTGCTGATTGCCACGCGCAGTGCCGACTATTTCTACGCCACGCTGCATGACAGTTTCCGGCTCGAACACGAAAAGGATCAACTGCTCGAGCACCTGGAACAAGCCCGCCGGCAGTCCGAATTGTCAAACCGGGCAAAAACCGAGTTTCTGGCCAATATCAGTCATGAGCTTCGGACACCGATGAACGGCATCATCGGCCTGGGCGAATTGCTCAGTCTTGAGACGTTGACCGCGGAACAGCATGAGCTCCTGGTTCCCTTGCGTCGCTCCAGCGACGAATTGCTGCGCCTGATCAACAACCTGATCGAACTTTCAGCCCTTGAGGCCGGGCAGATCAGCCTGTCCCCGGCACCGTTTGCCGTGATCGAAATGTTGCGCGCCCTGCTCGACAACCAGCAACGCGCGGCCCAAGCCAAGGGACTGAAACTGGTCGAGGAAGACGATCCGCGGCTGCCGAGCCTGCTGATCGGCGATATCGACCGCCTGCGCCAGATATTCACGCATCTGGTCGGCAACGCCATCAAATTTACCGAACACGGCCAAATCACCATTTCGGCACAAATCGAATCATCGAACGACGATGCGCTGACCATTCGTTTTTGTGTCAGCGACACCGGGCCGGGCATTGCTGCCGACAAACTCCGCCTGCTCGATGGCGTGCTTGTCCAGACCGACGGCAGCGCCATGCGCCGTCATGGTGGGATCGGTGTCGGACTACCGATTGCCCGCAAACTGATTGAGCTGATGGGCGGCAGACTCGATATTGAAAGCACGGTCGGCATCGGCAGCCGCTTCAGTTTCAGCCTGCCATTTGTTCGCCCACTCAGCGACTCTCAGCTCTGA
- a CDS encoding MarR family winged helix-turn-helix transcriptional regulator: MVDLNNIDGLRNAAEQFFFAYRAFTSQPDQLLAQRGLGRVHHRILYFVGRHPKTSVNTLLGILGVSKQALNGPLRQLIASALVSVDLAEHDRRVKQLTLTDAGIALEEELTGIQARHLAAAFSAAGDEAAQGWLKVMAAIPEKV, translated from the coding sequence ATGGTTGACCTAAATAACATCGATGGACTGCGCAACGCCGCCGAGCAGTTCTTCTTCGCCTACCGTGCTTTTACCTCGCAGCCGGATCAACTGCTGGCGCAGCGCGGGCTGGGTCGGGTACATCACCGGATACTGTATTTTGTCGGGCGCCACCCGAAAACATCGGTCAATACCCTGCTCGGCATCCTCGGCGTATCGAAACAGGCACTCAACGGGCCATTGCGCCAACTGATCGCATCGGCGCTGGTCAGCGTAGACCTGGCCGAGCATGACCGCCGGGTCAAGCAATTGACGCTGACCGATGCCGGGATCGCGCTGGAAGAGGAATTGACCGGCATCCAGGCCCGCCACCTTGCGGCGGCCTTTTCTGCCGCGGGCGACGAGGCTGCCCAGGGTTGGCTGAAAGTCATGGCCGCCATCCCGGAAAAGGTTTGA